One stretch of Chitinophaga pendula DNA includes these proteins:
- a CDS encoding helix-turn-helix domain-containing protein, which produces MTEDIIIQISNKIKEKRKAKGITIQELADKADVSKGLISQIENNRTVPSLLVLINIIRSLNLDMNEFFNEIDQQQQSGKVIIRQQADYQEFEKENAKGFLYKRILTKNVKNYPVDIVMLELKKGAKRAQTVKTDAYEYKYIVKSMVEYQVDNEKYLLKEGDSLFFDGRLGHKPANIGEEDALILVVYFFMEGN; this is translated from the coding sequence ATGACAGAAGATATAATTATTCAGATCAGTAATAAAATCAAAGAGAAGCGGAAGGCCAAGGGTATCACTATTCAGGAGCTGGCAGATAAAGCTGATGTCAGCAAAGGTTTGATCTCGCAGATCGAAAATAATCGTACGGTGCCATCTCTTTTGGTATTGATCAATATTATCCGTTCGCTGAACCTGGATATGAATGAGTTCTTTAACGAGATCGATCAGCAGCAGCAATCCGGGAAGGTGATCATACGGCAGCAGGCCGACTACCAGGAATTTGAGAAAGAGAATGCGAAAGGGTTCCTTTACAAACGTATCCTTACAAAGAATGTAAAGAACTACCCGGTTGATATTGTGATGCTGGAGTTAAAGAAGGGAGCGAAGCGTGCGCAGACCGTTAAGACGGATGCCTATGAATATAAATATATAGTAAAGAGCATGGTCGAATACCAGGTAGATAATGAGAAGTACCTGCTGAAGGAAGGAGATTCTCTTTTCTTCGATGGACGCCTGGGCCATAAGCCTGCTAACATAGGGGAGGAGGATGCGCTGATCCTGGTCGTTTATTTCTTTATGGAAGGGAATTAA
- a CDS encoding MarC family protein — protein sequence MFSFEQILAISFTLFAVIDILGSIPVLISLKEKLGNIDAGKATLASGFLMIGFLLVGEPFLKLMSVDVNSFAVAGSIVIFVIGLEMILGIEFFKSEKDAKSGSVVPIAFPLIAGSGTLTTVMSLKANFGEYNIMAGILINLVVIYIVLRSLSYIERILGKAGLMVVRKFFGVILLAIAVKIFKSNVNL from the coding sequence ATGTTTAGCTTCGAACAAATCCTCGCCATCAGCTTCACCCTGTTTGCCGTGATTGATATCCTGGGCTCCATCCCGGTACTCATCTCGCTCAAGGAGAAACTAGGCAATATAGATGCTGGTAAAGCCACACTCGCCTCTGGCTTCCTCATGATCGGATTCCTGCTGGTAGGTGAGCCCTTTCTGAAGCTCATGAGCGTTGATGTCAACTCCTTCGCCGTAGCCGGCTCCATCGTGATTTTCGTCATAGGCCTCGAAATGATCCTAGGTATCGAATTCTTCAAAAGCGAAAAAGATGCAAAGTCAGGCAGCGTAGTGCCCATCGCATTCCCCCTCATCGCTGGCTCCGGAACACTCACCACCGTCATGTCCCTCAAAGCGAATTTCGGAGAGTACAATATCATGGCCGGCATTCTGATCAACCTCGTTGTTATCTATATAGTACTGCGATCACTGAGTTACATCGAAAGAATATTAGGCAAAGCAGGCCTCATGGTAGTACGTAAATTCTTCGGGGTTATCCTCCTCGCCATAGCCGTGAAGATCTTCAAAAGCAATGTAAACCTCTGA
- a CDS encoding GNAT family N-acetyltransferase produces MGIFIGVMNPIWSSMLEESDYDFYHLPEYVSIESKMLQGEAIAYFHQEGKNKMLIPLIRRKIPPLNNKPRELYDAGSPYGYPGILFNRSFDYNVMDDFLGQFIEDAGELQLVSTVIRLNPYYNNVMFMETEHVRQVTHGHTVWINLQHDMKELFTSFSKNHRANIKSLQNDKFKVIKGNWKYYQEFVDMYYSTMDRNQANNYYYFDEHYFMMLKATLQEHLQLFVVKDANGNICSGGIFTHYNGIIQSHLVATRQEYLQLAPVKLVFYEAIKWGKQTRCRWMNLGGGRGSPTDSLLLFKQGFSKLKRRYSTLQIVHDQVKYQNILQQLNNEPRQADFFPVYRASPLKAISS; encoded by the coding sequence ATGGGTATTTTTATTGGTGTGATGAACCCCATATGGAGCAGCATGCTGGAAGAAAGCGATTACGACTTTTACCATCTTCCGGAATATGTCTCTATCGAATCCAAAATGTTGCAGGGAGAAGCGATCGCCTATTTTCATCAGGAAGGAAAAAATAAAATGCTGATTCCACTTATCAGACGGAAGATCCCTCCACTTAACAACAAACCTAGAGAATTGTACGATGCCGGTAGCCCATATGGCTATCCAGGTATCCTCTTCAATAGATCATTCGACTATAACGTAATGGACGATTTCCTCGGACAATTCATCGAAGATGCAGGGGAATTACAACTGGTCTCTACCGTGATCAGGCTTAATCCATATTACAATAACGTGATGTTCATGGAAACAGAACATGTCAGACAAGTCACACATGGCCACACTGTGTGGATTAATTTACAACATGACATGAAAGAACTGTTTACCTCCTTCTCAAAAAATCATAGAGCTAATATTAAATCTCTACAAAACGATAAATTCAAAGTCATAAAAGGAAACTGGAAATATTACCAGGAGTTCGTCGATATGTACTATAGTACCATGGATCGTAATCAGGCCAATAACTATTATTACTTCGATGAACACTACTTTATGATGCTGAAAGCTACACTGCAAGAACATCTGCAACTGTTCGTGGTAAAAGATGCAAATGGTAATATCTGCTCCGGTGGTATATTTACCCACTACAACGGCATCATACAAAGCCACCTCGTAGCTACCCGACAAGAATATCTGCAACTCGCACCAGTAAAACTAGTCTTCTACGAAGCCATTAAATGGGGCAAACAAACAAGATGCAGATGGATGAACCTCGGTGGCGGAAGAGGCTCTCCCACAGACTCCCTGCTGCTTTTCAAACAGGGATTCAGTAAACTGAAACGCAGATATAGTACCCTGCAGATCGTACATGATCAGGTGAAGTATCAGAATATCTTGCAACAACTGAATAACGAACCTAGACAAGCCGACTTTTTTCCTGTTTATAGAGCAAGCCCCTTAAAAGCTATCAGTAGTTAA
- a CDS encoding glycoside hydrolase family 130 protein, which yields MRRSVMHAWTALLLLLFVAQVKAQDLHFMKVDSVNPCLTLRSNTTFYCPVRKAGVRWEEKDVFNPAAVVRNDSVYLLYRAEDSVGRYAGTSRIGVAVSADGLHFSRYETPVLYPDNDAFKEYEWEGGCEDPRIVEDEQGVYYLTYTAYDGHTARLFVATSSDLFHWKKHGSVFRDVYNGRYAEGWSKSGAIVCRQQGDKLIAQRIGGRYWMYWGDTNIYLAHSSDLLHWTPVLADDGGLLPVIRPRPGMFDSDLVEPGPPPLLTAEGILLIYNSRNHPATGDTALPAGTYTAGRVVMDKTSPSRMISRGSSYFFAPDKSYELIGQVNNVCFLEGLVSFKGHWFLYYGTADSRIAVAVGK from the coding sequence ATGAGACGGTCTGTAATGCATGCCTGGACGGCATTGCTGTTACTGTTATTTGTTGCCCAGGTCAAAGCACAGGACCTTCATTTTATGAAGGTAGATAGTGTTAACCCCTGTCTGACATTACGAAGTAATACAACATTTTATTGTCCGGTAAGGAAAGCAGGAGTGAGATGGGAGGAGAAGGATGTGTTTAATCCAGCTGCTGTGGTGAGGAATGACAGTGTGTACTTGTTATACCGGGCGGAGGATAGTGTAGGCCGGTATGCAGGTACGTCCCGTATCGGAGTGGCTGTCAGTGCGGATGGTTTACACTTTTCGCGATATGAAACGCCTGTATTATATCCGGACAATGATGCATTCAAGGAGTATGAATGGGAGGGTGGTTGTGAAGATCCTCGTATTGTAGAGGATGAGCAAGGGGTTTATTATCTTACCTATACGGCATATGACGGGCATACTGCCCGGTTGTTCGTAGCTACTTCATCAGATCTTTTTCACTGGAAAAAACACGGATCGGTATTTCGGGATGTGTATAATGGGAGGTATGCGGAGGGTTGGTCTAAGTCTGGTGCTATTGTGTGCCGGCAGCAAGGGGATAAGTTAATAGCGCAGCGTATTGGCGGGCGATATTGGATGTATTGGGGGGATACGAACATTTACCTGGCGCATTCGTCAGATCTGTTGCATTGGACGCCTGTACTGGCGGATGATGGTGGTCTATTACCTGTGATCCGGCCGAGGCCAGGGATGTTTGACAGTGACCTGGTAGAGCCGGGACCTCCGCCATTATTGACGGCGGAGGGTATTCTTCTTATATACAACAGCAGGAACCATCCGGCAACTGGTGATACGGCATTGCCGGCTGGAACCTATACAGCAGGGCGGGTGGTGATGGACAAGACGAGTCCTTCCCGGATGATCTCCCGGGGTTCTTCTTATTTTTTTGCGCCTGATAAGTCATATGAGCTTATCGGGCAGGTCAATAATGTTTGTTTCCTGGAAGGTTTGGTATCGTTTAAGGGTCACTGGTTTTTATACTATGGCACGGCAGATTCCAGGATCGCTGTTGCGGTTGGAAAGTGA
- a CDS encoding ABC-F family ATP-binding cassette domain-containing protein, whose amino-acid sequence MRNFLSFLTMGRGGKAATYSIRTFYYLRAMHYVTVEGLTKSYGAAPLFQDISFHIEEGDKIALVALNGTGKSTLLRILCGKEAPDEGKVWIHKDVTVVMLEQRADFDMSKSVLENIFDHSHPVLNAIKEYELLTEEGHEPDLELLTAAIAKMDELNAWHFDTKVKEILGKLNIHHLDQAVGTLSGGQQKRVALAKVLIDIGFEHKHTLLIMDEPTNHLDVGMIEWLESYLDQEKVTLLLVTHDRYFLDSVCNEIMELDRQQLFIYKGDYEHYLERKAAREESDRSSIEKARNTYRKELEWMRRQPKARTTKSKARQDAFYDVKEKATTRIQEQQLELNVKMTRIGGKILELKKVYKAYGDLTILKGFDYTFSKGERIGIVGKNGVGKSTFLHLLLGQETADSGKINVGETIVFGNYSQEGLILKEDMRVIEFVKSIAENFPLADGTKVSAAQFLELFLFPAEKQYTFVSKLSGGERRRLHLLSILFRNPNFLVLDEPTNDLDLPTLSILEDFLLDYQGCVIIVSHDRYFMDKLVNHLFVFEGAGAIRDFPGNYTQYREWQREEDRKSKERVEKKEEKKPEVINTAAPVSKDSGRKLSYKEKRELELLEKEIGDLEQEKKDIDVQLSAGTLPYEKLEPLTQRIGVILELLDEKGLRWLELSELNG is encoded by the coding sequence TTGCGAAATTTCTTATCGTTTTTAACGATGGGAAGAGGCGGTAAGGCTGCTACCTATAGCATCCGCACTTTTTACTACCTTCGCGCCATGCATTACGTAACAGTAGAAGGGCTTACAAAATCATATGGCGCGGCGCCATTGTTTCAGGATATTTCTTTTCATATTGAAGAAGGGGATAAAATTGCCCTGGTGGCTTTAAATGGTACCGGAAAGTCAACGCTGTTGCGTATTCTTTGCGGGAAGGAAGCGCCGGATGAAGGTAAGGTTTGGATCCATAAGGATGTTACTGTCGTAATGCTGGAACAGCGGGCGGATTTTGATATGTCGAAGTCTGTGCTGGAGAACATCTTTGACCATTCTCATCCGGTGCTGAATGCAATCAAAGAGTATGAGTTGCTTACGGAGGAAGGGCATGAGCCGGACCTGGAGTTACTTACGGCGGCTATTGCCAAGATGGACGAATTGAATGCCTGGCATTTTGATACGAAGGTGAAGGAGATCCTGGGGAAGTTGAATATACATCACCTGGATCAGGCTGTTGGTACCCTTTCTGGGGGGCAACAAAAGCGGGTGGCACTGGCTAAAGTATTGATAGATATAGGGTTTGAGCATAAGCATACGTTGCTTATCATGGATGAGCCTACGAACCATCTGGATGTAGGAATGATCGAATGGCTGGAGAGTTATCTGGACCAGGAGAAGGTGACGTTACTGTTGGTGACGCACGACCGGTATTTCCTGGACAGTGTTTGTAATGAGATCATGGAGTTGGACCGTCAACAGCTGTTCATCTATAAAGGGGATTATGAGCATTATCTGGAGCGTAAAGCGGCACGTGAGGAAAGTGATCGTTCCAGCATCGAAAAGGCCCGTAATACGTATAGAAAGGAGCTGGAGTGGATGCGTCGTCAGCCAAAGGCACGAACGACCAAGTCGAAGGCCCGGCAGGATGCATTTTATGATGTGAAGGAGAAAGCTACTACCCGTATACAGGAGCAGCAGCTAGAGCTGAATGTAAAGATGACCCGTATAGGGGGGAAGATATTAGAGTTGAAGAAGGTGTATAAAGCCTATGGTGATCTGACCATTTTGAAGGGATTTGATTATACATTCTCCAAGGGGGAAAGGATTGGTATTGTTGGTAAGAATGGGGTGGGTAAGTCGACCTTTCTGCATTTATTATTGGGGCAGGAGACTGCAGATTCCGGTAAGATCAACGTAGGGGAGACCATCGTATTTGGTAATTACTCGCAGGAGGGATTGATCCTGAAGGAAGATATGCGCGTGATAGAATTTGTGAAGAGTATTGCGGAGAACTTTCCGCTGGCGGATGGTACGAAGGTAAGTGCCGCACAATTCCTGGAATTGTTCCTGTTTCCGGCGGAAAAGCAATATACATTTGTATCCAAGTTGAGCGGTGGTGAGAGACGGCGTTTACATTTGCTCTCCATCCTTTTCAGGAATCCCAACTTCCTGGTACTGGATGAACCGACCAATGACCTTGACCTGCCTACCCTCAGTATACTGGAGGATTTTTTACTGGATTACCAGGGATGTGTGATCATTGTGAGTCATGACCGTTATTTTATGGATAAGCTGGTGAATCACCTTTTTGTTTTTGAAGGAGCTGGAGCGATTCGTGATTTTCCCGGTAACTATACACAGTACCGTGAGTGGCAACGTGAAGAGGATAGGAAGTCAAAGGAGCGGGTGGAGAAAAAAGAAGAAAAGAAGCCGGAAGTTATTAATACAGCAGCCCCTGTAAGTAAGGATAGTGGCAGGAAATTATCCTATAAAGAAAAGCGGGAACTGGAGTTGCTGGAGAAAGAGATCGGTGACCTGGAACAAGAGAAAAAAGACATTGATGTACAGCTTTCTGCTGGCACCTTACCATATGAAAAATTAGAGCCGCTGACACAGCGGATTGGCGTAATACTGGAGCTATTGGATGAAAAAGGGCTCAGATGGCTGGAGTTGAGTGAGTTGAATGGTTAA
- a CDS encoding GDP-L-fucose synthase family protein produces MEKQNKIYVAGHRGMVGSAITRRLQAAGYTNLVKRTSAELDLRNQQAVHTFFQQEKPEYVFLAAAKVGGIMANNTYRGEFIYDNIMIQNNVIHESYRNGVQKLMFLGSSCIYPRLAPQPLKEEYLLTGLLEPTNEPYAIAKIAGIKMCDAYRSQYGCNFISVMPTNLYGPNDNYDIQNSHVLPALLRKFHLAKKNQEKEVVLWGTGQPLREFLHADDMAAACVFLMKHFNEEGVINIGVGKDISIRELAYMIKNILKFEGDIIFDATKPDGTPRKLMDISKLRSYGWKATIELESGIRDVYEHADKSSW; encoded by the coding sequence ATGGAGAAACAGAATAAAATATACGTAGCGGGGCACCGTGGGATGGTGGGTTCTGCAATTACGAGGAGATTACAGGCCGCCGGTTATACTAATCTAGTTAAGCGTACATCTGCAGAATTGGACCTTCGAAATCAGCAGGCGGTGCATACTTTTTTTCAGCAAGAGAAGCCCGAATATGTATTTCTTGCTGCAGCCAAAGTGGGGGGGATAATGGCTAACAATACTTACCGTGGCGAATTCATATATGATAATATTATGATCCAGAATAACGTGATTCATGAGTCTTATCGTAATGGTGTACAAAAGCTGATGTTTCTAGGATCTTCCTGCATTTACCCAAGACTGGCTCCTCAGCCGCTTAAAGAAGAATACCTGCTTACAGGGTTGCTGGAGCCGACGAATGAGCCATATGCAATTGCCAAAATAGCCGGTATAAAAATGTGCGATGCATATAGGTCCCAGTATGGTTGTAATTTTATTTCCGTGATGCCGACCAATCTTTATGGTCCTAACGACAATTACGATATCCAAAATTCTCATGTTCTTCCTGCGCTGTTAAGGAAATTTCATCTTGCGAAAAAGAACCAAGAAAAAGAAGTAGTACTTTGGGGTACCGGTCAGCCTTTAAGGGAATTTCTTCATGCGGATGATATGGCGGCTGCCTGTGTTTTTCTGATGAAGCATTTTAATGAAGAAGGTGTCATCAATATTGGTGTTGGCAAAGATATAAGTATTAGGGAGCTTGCATATATGATAAAAAATATCCTGAAATTTGAAGGGGATATTATTTTTGATGCTACTAAACCGGACGGCACCCCGCGTAAATTAATGGATATTAGTAAGCTTCGAAGTTATGGATGGAAGGCAACAATTGAACTCGAGAGCGGTATCCGTGATGTTTATGAGCATGCTGACAAATCATCCTGGTAA
- the gmd gene encoding GDP-mannose 4,6-dehydratase, translated as MQKTALITGITGQDGAYLSELLLSKGYFVHGVKRRSSLFNTSRVDHLYQDPQDDNLRFKLHYGDLSDSTNLIRIIQEVQPDEIYNLGAMSHVQVSFETPEYTADVDGIGTLRILEAVRLLGLTQKTKIYQASTSELYGMVQEIPQSEKTPFYPRSPYAVAKLYAFWITVNYREAYGMFACNGILFNHESPLRGETFVTRKITRGVAKLVLGMQDKLYIGNLDAKRDWGHAKDYVEAMWRILQQEKPEDYVIATGITTTVREFILMSFAEAGVEIVFIGNGLGEKGIVKNITKPDCALQLGQEVVEVDPRYFRPTEVDLLIGNPAKAQHQLGWQPQYDFQTLVKEMTMADVELFKRERILRDAGYTVLNQFE; from the coding sequence ATGCAGAAGACTGCCCTTATTACAGGTATCACCGGCCAGGATGGTGCCTATCTTTCAGAATTGTTACTCTCCAAGGGATATTTTGTACATGGTGTAAAACGCCGTAGCTCTTTGTTCAACACCAGCAGGGTTGATCATCTTTACCAGGACCCCCAGGACGATAATTTACGCTTTAAACTTCATTATGGTGACCTTTCTGACAGTACCAATCTGATACGTATTATACAAGAGGTTCAACCAGACGAGATCTATAATCTGGGAGCAATGAGTCATGTGCAGGTAAGTTTTGAAACGCCTGAATATACGGCTGACGTCGACGGGATTGGGACATTACGTATACTGGAGGCAGTCCGTTTGCTAGGGTTGACCCAAAAAACGAAAATATACCAGGCATCTACGTCTGAATTATATGGTATGGTACAGGAGATACCTCAATCGGAAAAAACACCCTTTTATCCCCGATCGCCATATGCGGTAGCGAAGTTATATGCCTTCTGGATTACCGTCAATTATAGAGAAGCGTATGGCATGTTTGCTTGCAACGGAATACTTTTTAACCATGAAAGTCCATTGCGTGGGGAGACATTTGTAACCCGGAAGATAACGAGAGGGGTGGCTAAGCTGGTATTGGGGATGCAGGATAAATTATATATAGGTAATTTAGACGCGAAAAGGGATTGGGGCCATGCGAAGGACTATGTAGAGGCTATGTGGAGGATACTTCAGCAGGAAAAGCCGGAGGATTATGTAATTGCTACTGGTATTACAACGACAGTAAGAGAATTTATACTGATGTCTTTTGCTGAGGCCGGTGTTGAGATTGTTTTTATTGGTAATGGTCTGGGCGAAAAAGGCATTGTAAAAAATATTACTAAACCTGATTGTGCATTGCAATTGGGTCAGGAAGTGGTTGAAGTCGATCCCAGGTATTTTCGTCCTACGGAGGTTGACTTATTGATAGGTAATCCGGCAAAGGCACAACACCAATTGGGCTGGCAGCCTCAATATGATTTTCAGACTCTGGTAAAAGAGATGACTATGGCGGATGTCGAACTTTTTAAACGTGAAAGAATATTGAGAGATGCCGGATATACTGTTTTAAACCAGTTTGAATAA
- a CDS encoding glycosyltransferase family 4 protein: MEANNNVVLMVANTAWSLFKFRRGLIKHLIGSGYEIILLAPADEYVPRLEQIGAKFVSLEHLVAKGINPFKDVFLIRELVSHYRSIRPGLIFHYTIKPNVYGSIAARIAGIPSVSVITGLGYTFINNDLVSKIGRMVYKFALRYTDEAWFLNSDDMEVFLSRNIIPRGKARLLSTGEGIDAEEEFNPTNYTVDKWQGLNFIFIGRLLFDKGVEEYIQAAREVKATHPDVHFHLLGYINVNNPSAIGEDTVKGWVKEGLVTYHGSVDDVKPFILSSSCVVLPSYREGMSTILMESAALGLPIITTNIPGCRELVEDKVTGFLCEAKDAKGLAMQMDHFINMSDADRGQMGRLGRIKIERQFGLKKVFEIYSQIITRYVKAFR; this comes from the coding sequence ATGGAGGCGAATAACAATGTTGTATTAATGGTTGCGAATACTGCATGGAGTTTGTTTAAATTCAGGAGGGGACTTATAAAACATTTAATCGGGAGTGGATACGAGATAATACTGCTCGCTCCTGCTGATGAATATGTACCCCGACTGGAACAAATCGGTGCGAAATTTGTTTCATTAGAGCATTTGGTTGCAAAAGGGATCAATCCATTCAAAGATGTTTTTTTGATTAGAGAGCTTGTATCCCATTATCGTTCCATTCGTCCAGGGCTTATATTCCATTATACTATTAAGCCAAATGTTTATGGTAGTATAGCTGCTCGTATAGCAGGTATACCATCTGTAAGCGTTATAACAGGATTAGGCTATACGTTTATCAACAACGATCTGGTATCAAAGATAGGAAGGATGGTATATAAGTTTGCCCTGAGATATACTGATGAAGCCTGGTTCCTGAATTCTGATGATATGGAAGTTTTTCTTTCCAGGAATATCATACCTCGTGGAAAGGCCCGGCTGCTGTCTACTGGAGAAGGCATTGATGCAGAAGAGGAGTTTAACCCCACAAATTATACCGTTGATAAGTGGCAGGGACTTAATTTTATTTTTATTGGCAGGTTATTGTTTGATAAGGGAGTAGAAGAATATATTCAGGCAGCCAGAGAAGTCAAAGCCACTCATCCTGATGTACATTTTCATTTATTAGGTTATATCAATGTAAACAATCCTAGTGCTATTGGAGAAGATACTGTAAAAGGATGGGTTAAAGAAGGCCTTGTAACCTATCATGGGAGTGTAGATGATGTAAAGCCTTTTATTTTATCTTCCAGTTGTGTGGTGCTTCCATCTTATAGAGAAGGTATGTCGACGATACTGATGGAAAGCGCGGCGTTAGGTCTTCCAATTATTACGACTAATATCCCGGGTTGTAGGGAATTGGTAGAGGATAAGGTTACCGGTTTTCTTTGTGAAGCCAAGGATGCAAAGGGCCTGGCTATGCAGATGGATCACTTCATTAATATGAGTGATGCGGATAGAGGACAGATGGGTAGGCTGGGCAGGATAAAGATTGAGCGACAGTTTGGCCTGAAAAAAGTTTTCGAAATATATTCGCAGATAATTACCAGATATGTAAAGGCCTTTAGGTAA
- a CDS encoding glycosyltransferase family 4 protein, which produces MEVAFLSSLPALNKTFDLRVIVLGKITPGLEATISEEDRACLYSFDYALWLLPACLYRVLSFALKFRPEILICSLWRSSLMGTFIKRFMPRTHFISFIHNTFFFHKLDAFFTKSAIRAADSIFVDAISTADFVKNIHQVEAPVCVISFLKTSTGSYQRKSPVFAQEVKFLSLSRINKVKNIPAAVELIHMLRQQGINARFDIYGRDDGDIENVQNTIGRLQLQDVVHIKGEVRPDLANKLFEQYDFFLQLSVVEGMAMSVAEAMQNGLVCIVTPVGEIKNYSRDMESAIWADVADGKSMQAVVSKVMKVIADTGLYSQISENSHAKFENALEYKSSLISNITKRIP; this is translated from the coding sequence GTGGAGGTGGCATTTTTATCTTCACTTCCGGCTTTGAATAAAACATTTGATCTTCGAGTCATAGTGTTAGGAAAAATAACTCCCGGTCTTGAGGCTACTATTAGTGAAGAAGATCGGGCTTGTTTATATTCGTTTGATTATGCGTTATGGCTATTGCCGGCTTGTTTGTACAGGGTACTGTCCTTCGCTCTGAAATTTAGACCTGAAATACTTATATGTTCTCTTTGGCGGTCTTCCCTAATGGGGACATTCATAAAAAGATTCATGCCTCGTACGCATTTTATTTCGTTTATTCATAATACTTTCTTTTTCCATAAGTTAGATGCCTTTTTTACCAAGTCTGCGATCAGAGCGGCTGATAGCATATTTGTTGATGCAATATCGACCGCAGATTTTGTCAAAAATATCCATCAGGTTGAAGCTCCTGTCTGCGTGATATCATTTTTGAAAACTTCTACTGGATCATATCAACGAAAATCGCCTGTATTTGCACAAGAGGTTAAGTTTTTGTCATTGAGTCGAATCAATAAAGTCAAAAATATTCCTGCTGCTGTTGAATTGATCCATATGTTGCGACAACAAGGGATTAACGCCCGCTTCGATATATATGGCCGTGATGACGGAGATATCGAAAATGTACAAAATACTATAGGACGATTGCAGTTGCAGGATGTAGTTCATATAAAAGGAGAGGTAAGGCCTGATTTGGCAAATAAGCTATTTGAGCAATATGATTTTTTCCTGCAGTTAAGTGTGGTAGAAGGAATGGCAATGAGTGTGGCTGAGGCCATGCAAAATGGGCTGGTCTGTATCGTTACTCCTGTAGGCGAAATAAAAAATTACTCACGTGATATGGAAAGTGCTATATGGGCTGACGTGGCTGACGGAAAGAGCATGCAAGCCGTCGTTAGCAAAGTGATGAAGGTCATAGCAGATACCGGGCTATATAGCCAGATTTCGGAAAACAGTCATGCCAAGTTCGAGAACGCGCTGGAGTATAAAAGTTCATTAATATCTAACATAACAAAAAGAATCCCGTAG